From Phragmites australis chromosome 5, lpPhrAust1.1, whole genome shotgun sequence, a single genomic window includes:
- the LOC133919642 gene encoding histone-lysine N-methyltransferase SUVR5-like — protein sequence MLMDPPVMQVDCQLQNDVEKTSSIGYDKNHTLSHDDYGWTGSDVHPTNDAIICNPVLVNNASQTGIDVVFGTSSENSPVNLDDLPQGAELRKANNSDNSCSNALRCQLNVSTGNNGSHSEDRNFNKQSFSKEDVHHPHEEIYPPPHPGTVSLLRSGKSNGDALPSQEEMITEECAKVDDIAGAASKEVETDLLGCHAAQKELQCTLQDLSEVACSIDLVHNKSSPQEENESCVSPINDMDQIVNNNSCNGDTNYKVGELGAGNARDEDRAVALWVKWRGKWQTGIRCCRVDCPLPTLKAKPTHDRKSYIVVFFPRTRTYSWVDMLLILPIEEYPLPLVNGTHRKWRKLVKDLSVPRRFIMQKLAISMLNFSDELHIEAVIVNARKATTWKEFALEASFCKDYTDLGKMLVKLQNMILPDYISCQWLQNSFDLWNQKCKNARDAETIEILYEELRQSVLWNKVDELWNASVQPELVREWKTWKQEVMKQFFSSHSHPAGNAGKFEKNNCYDDPAIDRQISRKRPKLEVRRGETQISHMGDTNCRTPREDPNRNNLPSNSFMPETIGALDSRNQNNPLSFPSNSGGQEIPESGSANPALQNVRLELDSFKSSRQCSAYIEAKGRQCGRWANDGDIYCCVHQSMHFTDHSSREDKALTVETPLCSGMTNMGRKCKHRAQYGSIFCKKHCFQTNLDTMHPENLLSSSVVPHKREESPNKQIEEISNSHAIYNIGVERDWNSQVSVQLKSMPTVAAKISGEKTRVMENTDQCTASTSMANTDLDSPLCIGIRSHDNIVECQDYAKRHTLYCEKHLPKFLKRARDGKSRLISKDVFINILKDCTSRKDKICLHQACEFLFWFLRNNLSHQRSGLGSDHMPQILAEVSKNPDVGEFLLKLISTEREKLENLWGFGTNGSKQIYSENQEGSMELLKEEGVSPSSGLKCKICAHEFADDQALGLHWTKVHRKEARWLFRGYSCAACMDSFTNRKVLERHVQERHGAQYLQYSTLIRCMSCNSNFLNTDLLYQHIVSDHTHDFRLLDVPQRPKAQSVQQTEGSGKPHYDNHNFEKDDGSQKFTCRLCGLRFDLLPDLGRHHQVAHMNPSTVGHIPPGRGKYQLNRGRHYYSAFKKSLRPSSTLKKSSGSGIEKSFKFPSPGLSMVTSQIVESEAASLGKLLDYQCSDVAQTLFSKIQKTRPHPSNLDILSVARSVCCKTSLLAALEVKYGSLPENIFVKAAKLCSDIGIQIDWHQEGFLCPLGCKSRSNSNGLHPIQPIAVDFYKDPSVIDPINDHEMWGMEEYHYVLDSMHFGWKLKNEKVVICKDVSFGREKVPIVCAIDVNAKDSLCMKPEELLPHGNSVPWQGFHYITERLVDSSLVDSENSMPGCACLYSQCSPEKCDHVNHFGSVYENLVDIHGEPMHGRFAYDEDSKIILQEGYPIYECNSSCNCDTSCQNKVLQKGLLVNLELFRTENKGWAIRAAEPIPQGTFVCEYIGEVVKCDEAMRNAEREAKIGCSYLFDISSQIDRERVQNVGTAAYMIDATRYGNVSRFINHSCSPNLDTRLVLVESKDCQLAHIGLFANQDISTGEELAYDYRQELVAEDGWPCHCGAMNCRGRVY from the exons ATGCTGATGGATCCTCCTGTTATGCAAGTGGATTGCCAGTTGCAGAATGATGTGGAGAAAACATCATCTATTGGCTATGATAAGAATCATACATTATCACATGACGATTATGGATGGACAGGCTCTGATGTCCATCCAACAAATGATGCAATAATATGTAACCCTGTCTTGGTTAACAATGCTTCTCAAACGGGCATAGATGTGGTGTTTGGTACTTCTTCTGAAAATTCTCCTGTTAACTTGGATGATTTACCTCAGGGGGCAGAACTAAGAAAAGCGAACAACAGTGATAATTCTTGCTCCAATGCTTTAAGATGTCAGTTGAATGTAAGCACAGGAAATAATGGCTCACATAGTGAGGACAGAAACTTTAATAAACAGAGTTTTAGTAAGGAGGATGTGCATCATCCTCATGAAGAGATATATCCTCCTCCCCATCCTGGTACAGTGTCATTGCTAAGGTCAGGTAAATCCAATGGGGATGCCCTGCCTTCTCAAGAAGAGATGATAACAGAAGAGTGTGCCAAAGTGGATGACATTGCTGGTGCAGCAAGTAAGGAGGTTGAAACTGACTTGTTAGGGTGTCATGCAGCGCAGAAAGAGTTGCAGTGCACGCTTCAAGATCTATCAGAAGTAGCTTGCAGTATTGATTTAGTACATAATAAATCTTCTCCGCAGGAAGAGAATGAGTCATGTGTCTCACCTATAAATGACATGGACCAGATTGTTAATAACAATAGTTGTAATGGTGATACTAATTATAAAGTGGGAGAGTTGGGTGCAGGGAATGCTAGAGATGAAGATCGTGCTGTAGCACTTTGGGTGAAG TGGAGGGGAAAATGGCAAACAGGAATTCGATGCTGTAGAGTAGACTGTCCTTTGCCTACTCTAAAGGCAAAACCAACACATGACAGGAAGAGTTACATTGTTGTTTTCTTCCCACGAACAAGAACTTATTCATGGGTAGACATGCTACTTATTCTTCCAATAGAGGAATATCCTTTGCCACTTGTGAATGGAACTCATCGTAAATGGAGGAAGCTGGTGAAGGATTTGAGTGTTCCTCGACGATTCATCATGCAGAAACTTGCTATTTCAATGCTAAATTTTAGTGATGAGCTTCATATAGAG GCTGTAATTGTGAATGCTCGGAAGGCCACAACTTGGAAAGAATTTGCTCTGGAAGCATCTTTCTGTAAAGATTATACTGATCTTGGGAAGATGCTCGTCAAACTTCAAAAT ATGATTCTTCCGGACTACATAAGCTGTCAGTGGCTACAAAATTCTTTTGATCTGTGGAACCAAAAGTGTAAGAATGCACGTGATGCTGAGACTATTGAAATTCTGTACGAG GAACTTAGGCAGTCTGTTCTTTGGAACAAGGTTGATGAATTGTGGAATGCATCAGTGCAGCCGGAATTAGTCCGTGAGTGGAAAACATGGAAACAAGAAGTCATGAAACAGTTCTTTTCATCACATTCACATCCAGCAGGTAATGCTggcaagtttgagaaaaataatTGTTATGATGATCCAGCTATAGATCGACAAATTAGTAGGAAGAGGCCAAAACTTGAAGTCCGCAGAGGAGAAACACAAATTTCACACATGGGAGACACTAACTGCAGAACTCCAAGGGAGGACCCAAACCGGAATAACCTCCCTAGTAACTCTTTCATGCCTGAAACTATAGGCGCATTGGACTCAAGAAATCAGAATAACCCCCTTTCCTTCCCCAGTAATTCTGGTGGCCAGGAGATTCCAGAATCAGGTAGTGCCAACCCAGCTTTACAGAATGTGAGACTTGAGTTAGATTCATTCAAGAGTTCTCGGCAGTGTTCTGCATACATTGAAGCAAAGGGAAGGCAGTGTGGTAGGTGGGCAAATGATGGTGATATTTACTGTTGTGTGCATCAAAGTATGCATTTTACTGACCATTCTTCTAGGGAGGACAAGGCACTTACTGTTGAAACTCCATTATGCAGTGGTATGACTAATATGGGTAGAAAATGCAAGCATAGAGCTCAGTATGGTTCTATTTTTTGTAAAAAGCACTGCTTCCAAACAAACCTGGATACAATGCACCCTGAAAATTTATTGAGTTCATCTGTGGTTCCACATAAGAGGGAAGAATCTCCAAATAAACAGATAGAAGAAATTTCTAACTCACATGCAATATACAACATAGGTGTGGAAAGGGACTGGAATTCCCAAGTTTCTGTGCAATTGAAATCGATGCCGACTGTGGCTGCAAAGATCTCAGGTGAAAAAACTCGTGTAATGGAGAACACTGATCAGTGCACCGCGTCAACTTCCATGGCAAATACCGATTTAGATAGTCCTCTTTGTATTGGGATTCGCTCTCATGACAATATTGTTGAGTGCCAGGATTATGCCAAGCGTCATACTCTTTACTGTGAGAAACACCTTCCAAAGTTCCTTAAGCGTGCCAGGGATGGAAAGAGTCGACTCATTTCTAAAGATGTCTTCATCAATATATTGAAGGATTGCACATCGAGGAAAGATAAAATATGTTTACACCAAGCATGTGAATTTCTTTTTTGGTTCTTGAGAAACAACCTTTCTCATCAACGCTCAGGTCTTGGTAGTGACCATATGCCCCAGATATTGGCTGAAGTGTCTAAAAATCCAGATGTTGGAGAGTTTTTGCTAAAGTTAATCTCTACCGAGAGAGAGAAACTGGAAAATCTTTGGGGCTTTGGTACAAATGGATCTAAGCAAATATATTCTGAAAACCAAGAAGGATCCATGGAACTGTTGAAAGAAGAGGGAGTTAGTCCATCATCTGGTCTGAAGTGCAAAATATGTGCTCACGAGTTCGCTGATGATCAAGCTCTTGGATTACATTGGACTAAGGTTCACAGAAAGGAAGCCCGGTGGTTGTTCAGAGGTTATTCTTGTGCTGCATGCATGGACTCATTTACCAACAGGAAAGTTCTTGAAAGACACGTACAGGAAAGACACGGTGCGCAATATCTCCAATATTCAACTCTCATTCGATGTATGTCATGTAACAGCAATTTTTTGAACACGGATCTGTTGTATCAGCACATTGTTTCAGATCATACCCATGACTTCAGACTTCTTGATGTCCCTCAACGACCTAAAGCTCAATCTGTTCAACAAACAGAAGGGAGTGGTAAGCCCCATTATGATAACCATAATTTTGAGAAGGATGATGGCTCACAGAAGTTCACCTGTAGATTATGTGGGCTGAGATTCGATCTTCTGCCCGATCTTGGCCGCCACCATCAAGTTGCTCATATGAACCCAAGTACTGTTGGCCACATTCCACCAGGACGTGGGAAGTACCAGCTTAACCGTGGTCGACACTACTATTCTGCCTTCAAGAAAAGTTTACGGCCGTCAAGTACATTGAAGAAGAGTAGTGGTTCTGGAATTGAGAAAAGTTTCAAGTTTCCAAGTCCTGGTCTATCTATGGTAACATCGCAAATAGTTGAATCTGAAGCAGCCAGCCTTGGTAAGTTGCTCGATTACCAATGTTCAGATGTGGCACAAACTTTATTTTCAAAGATTCAAAAGACAAGACCCCATCCAAGCAACCTTGATATTTTATCTGTTGCCCGCTCTGTATGCTGTAAGACTAGTCTTCTTGCTGCGTTGGAAGTTAAATATGGATCCTTGCCTGAAAACATATTTGTGAAAGCTGCAAAGCTCTGTAGTGACATTGGCATCCAAATTGATTGGCATCAAGAGGGATTCCTGTGCCCTTTAGGTTGCAAGTCTAGATCTAATTCAAATGGCCTGCACCCTATACAGCCTATTGCAGTTGACTTTTACAAAGATCCTTCGGTGATTGATCCAATAAATGATCATGAAATGTGGGGCATGGAAGAATACCATTATGTTCTTGATTCAATGCACTTTGGATGGAAGCTTAAGAATGAGAAGGTTGTTATATGTAAAGATGTAAGCTTTGGCCGGGAGAAAGTTCCAATTGTTTGTGCCATTGATGTCAACGCAAAAGATTCTCTCTGTATGAAGCCCGAAGAACTTTTGCCGCATGGCAATTCTGTGCCTTGGCAAGGTTTTCACTATATCACAGAGCGTTTGGTGGATTCATCTCTGGTTGATTCAGAG AACTCTATGCCAGGGTGTGCATGTTTGTATTCCCAATGCTCTCCTGAGAAATGTGATCACGTGAATCACTTTGGCAGTGTCTATGAGAACCTGGTGGATATCCATGGAGAACCCATGCATGGCAGATTTGCATACGATGAAGATAGCAAAATTATTTTGCAG GAAGGGTATCCAATATATGAGTGCAACTCATCATGTAACTGTGACACATCCTGCCAGAATAAAGTGTTGCAGAAAGGGTTGCTTGTTAACTTGGAACTCTTCAGAACTGAGAATAAG GGTTGGGCTATTAGAGCTGCTGAACCTATTCCACAAGGCACCTTTGTCTGCGAGTATATTGGGGAGGTTGTGAAGTGCGATGAGGCCATGAGAAATGCAGAAAG GGAGGCAAAAATTGGGTGCAGTTACTTGTTTGACATCTCTTCTCAGATTGACAGAGAAAGAGTTCAGAACGTGGGGACTGCTGCGTACATGATTGATGCTACAAGATATGGAAATGTATCCCGCTTTATTAACCATAG TTGTTCCCCAAATCTTGATACCCGTTTGGTCTTGGTGGAGAGCAAAGATTGCCAGCTTGCTCACATTGGCTTGTTTGCTAATCAAGAT ATTTCTACGGGAGAAGAACTTGCCTATGACTACCGACAAGAGCTAGTAGCAGAGGATGGTTGGCCCTGCCATTGTGGCGCTATGAATTGCAGAGGCCGTGTCTATTGA